The following are encoded together in the Nocardioides okcheonensis genome:
- a CDS encoding FHA domain-containing protein has product MPFCTACGKQNPDDARFCAQCGTKLLAGEDTGATPVETTATITFGAPDQRESSDRQLSPVDAAAVDALPEGHALLVVQRGPSAGSRFLLDTDVVGAGRHPDSEIFLDDVTVSRRHAEFRRSGTGYTVGDVGSLNGTYVNRDRIDSVELNDGDEVQIGKYRLVFFSSHPDS; this is encoded by the coding sequence ATGCCGTTCTGCACCGCGTGTGGCAAGCAGAACCCCGACGATGCCCGCTTCTGCGCCCAGTGCGGCACGAAGCTGCTCGCGGGGGAGGACACCGGGGCCACCCCCGTCGAGACCACTGCGACCATCACGTTCGGCGCGCCGGACCAGCGCGAGTCCTCGGACCGCCAGCTGAGCCCCGTCGACGCCGCCGCGGTCGACGCGCTGCCCGAGGGGCACGCGCTCCTGGTCGTGCAGCGCGGCCCGAGCGCCGGCAGCCGGTTCCTCCTCGACACCGACGTGGTCGGGGCCGGGCGCCACCCCGACAGCGAGATCTTCCTCGACGACGTGACCGTCTCGCGCCGGCACGCCGAGTTCCGTCGCTCCGGCACGGGCTACACCGTCGGCGACGTCGGCAGCCTCAACGGCACCTACGTCAACCGCGACCGGATCGACTCCGTCGAGCTCAACGACGGCGACGAGGTGCAGATCGGCAAGTACCGCCTGGTGTTCTTCTCCTCGCACCCGGACAGCTGA
- a CDS encoding CDP-alcohol phosphatidyltransferase family protein: MSEEEATRVWTVPNIISLVRLAGVPLFLWLVLGPEQDAVALAVLMVAGFTDFLDGWLARKLGQFSKLGEILDPVADRLYILAVVIGLFLRDIIPWWVAVALPLRDLCLWGLVPILRTRGFSALPVHFLGKAATFNLLYAFPLLLLGEGTGVVATLARNFGWAFAWWGIGLYWWAGVLYAWQVRTLVRDTPRRTSPATDHG, translated from the coding sequence GTGTCCGAGGAGGAAGCGACCCGCGTCTGGACCGTGCCGAACATCATCAGTCTGGTGCGGCTCGCCGGCGTGCCCCTGTTCCTGTGGCTGGTGCTCGGGCCCGAGCAGGACGCCGTCGCCCTCGCCGTGCTGATGGTCGCCGGCTTCACCGACTTCCTCGACGGGTGGCTGGCGCGCAAGCTCGGGCAGTTCTCCAAGCTCGGCGAGATCCTCGACCCGGTCGCGGACCGGCTCTACATCCTCGCCGTGGTCATCGGGCTGTTCCTGCGCGACATCATCCCGTGGTGGGTGGCGGTGGCCCTGCCGCTGCGCGACCTGTGCCTGTGGGGACTCGTCCCGATCCTGCGCACCCGCGGCTTCTCCGCCCTCCCGGTCCACTTCCTCGGCAAGGCCGCCACCTTCAACCTGCTCTACGCCTTCCCGCTGCTGCTCCTCGGCGAGGGCACCGGCGTGGTCGCCACCCTCGCCCGCAACTTCGGGTGGGCGTTCGCGTGGTGGGGGATCGGTCTCTACTGGTGGGCCGGCGTGCTCTACGCCTGGCAGGTCCGGACGCTGGTGCGCGACACACCGCGTCGTACGTCGCCCGCGACCGACCATGGCTGA
- a CDS encoding sulfatase family protein, whose translation MRAWAQSITAALLVVLVATLATVSLADDGGSATGSGSVRMAQGTQSPSAGGGPTRPNLVFVLTDDMRDDDLAAMPITRRLLADEGMEFTDAISPHPLCCPARAQLATGQYAQNNGVQHNRGVHGGFQALDPTREASSWFRDSGYRTGFVGKFLNGYGPHDVRPSGWTSWDALTRGVYDYVNFSMTGDGAPQRYTDSYITSVIEDHANRDVRDFARSGDPFVVYAWHLAPHYRITPEGGRGLPPAMPQDRGLYRDARPTSFDSPSFDEADVSDQPQYLRHLAPADADEVRAENSARLESLQAVDRAVGSLVQTLDDEGVLDDTYIIFSSDNGYSLGEHRYVGKDVLTDEALQVPLLVRGPGIAPGTTSDLPVTLVDLPATFADLTGVSPRWQVDGTSVADTLLGGQQAFRDTTLIQTGRTLGDGWSHRGVRTDRYLYGTDGVDAFLYDLQDDPDEMVNLVDDPAYAGVREALEMRRSELVDCAGWTCNQVFGPVPEPVLERRRGPGRRPPS comes from the coding sequence ATGCGAGCGTGGGCGCAGTCGATCACGGCTGCACTGCTGGTGGTGCTCGTCGCGACCCTCGCGACCGTGTCCCTCGCCGACGACGGCGGGTCCGCCACCGGATCCGGGTCGGTGCGGATGGCGCAGGGCACGCAGTCGCCCTCGGCCGGCGGCGGGCCGACGCGGCCGAACCTCGTCTTCGTCCTCACCGACGACATGCGCGACGACGACCTCGCCGCGATGCCGATCACGCGGCGGCTGCTGGCCGACGAGGGCATGGAGTTCACCGACGCCATCTCGCCGCACCCGCTGTGCTGCCCGGCCCGCGCCCAGCTCGCCACCGGCCAGTACGCGCAGAACAACGGCGTGCAGCACAACCGCGGGGTGCACGGCGGCTTCCAGGCGCTCGACCCGACCCGGGAGGCCAGCTCGTGGTTCCGCGACAGCGGCTACCGCACCGGGTTCGTCGGCAAGTTCCTCAACGGCTACGGCCCCCACGACGTACGACCCTCGGGCTGGACGAGCTGGGACGCCCTGACCCGCGGCGTCTACGACTACGTGAACTTCTCGATGACCGGCGACGGCGCCCCGCAGCGCTACACCGACAGCTACATCACCTCCGTCATCGAGGACCACGCCAACCGCGACGTCCGCGACTTCGCCCGCAGCGGCGACCCGTTCGTGGTCTACGCCTGGCACCTCGCCCCCCACTACCGGATCACCCCCGAGGGCGGTCGCGGGCTGCCGCCCGCGATGCCGCAGGACCGCGGTCTCTACCGCGACGCCCGGCCGACCTCGTTCGACTCCCCCTCCTTCGACGAGGCCGACGTGTCCGACCAGCCGCAGTACCTGCGCCACCTCGCGCCGGCCGACGCCGACGAGGTGCGCGCGGAGAACTCGGCGCGCCTGGAGTCGCTGCAGGCCGTGGACCGCGCGGTCGGGTCCCTCGTCCAGACGCTCGACGACGAGGGCGTGCTCGACGACACCTACATCATCTTCTCCTCCGACAACGGCTACTCGCTCGGCGAGCACCGCTACGTCGGCAAGGACGTGCTGACCGACGAGGCCCTCCAGGTCCCGCTGCTGGTGCGCGGCCCGGGGATCGCCCCGGGCACGACGTCCGACCTGCCGGTCACGCTGGTCGACCTGCCCGCGACCTTCGCCGACCTCACCGGCGTCTCGCCGCGCTGGCAGGTCGACGGGACCTCTGTGGCGGACACCCTGCTCGGCGGCCAGCAGGCCTTCCGCGACACCACCCTCATCCAGACCGGGCGCACCCTCGGCGACGGCTGGTCGCACCGCGGGGTGCGGACCGACCGGTACCTCTACGGCACCGACGGGGTCGACGCCTTCCTCTACGACCTTCAGGACGACCCGGACGAGATGGTCAACCTGGTCGACGACCCCGCCTACGCCGGGGTGCGCGAGGCGCTGGAGATGCGCCGCAGCGAGCTCGTCGACTGTGCGGGCTGGACCTGCAACCAGGTCTTCGGTCCCGTCCCGGAGCCGGTCCTCGAGCGCCGTCGCGGTCCCGGTCGCCGACCGCCATCCTGA
- the gcvH gene encoding glycine cleavage system protein GcvH codes for MYPENLKYTSEHEWVRTPGDAEGSVRVGITDFAQDALGDIVYVSLPQVGDSVTAGETCGELESTKSVSDIYAPVTGEVVATNPALDTTPELVNSDPYEAGWLFEVTVADGSQLEGLLDAATYQSGLEG; via the coding sequence GTGTATCCGGAGAACCTGAAGTACACCAGCGAGCACGAGTGGGTCCGCACGCCCGGCGACGCGGAGGGCTCGGTGCGCGTCGGCATCACCGACTTCGCCCAGGACGCCCTCGGTGACATCGTCTACGTGTCGCTGCCGCAGGTCGGCGACTCCGTCACCGCGGGGGAGACCTGTGGCGAGCTGGAGTCGACCAAGTCGGTCAGCGACATCTACGCACCGGTCACCGGCGAGGTGGTCGCCACCAACCCGGCGCTCGACACGACGCCCGAGCTCGTCAACAGCGACCCCTACGAGGCGGGCTGGCTGTTCGAGGTCACGGTCGCGGACGGCTCCCAGCTCGAGGGCCTGCTCGACGCCGCCACCTACCAGTCGGGCCTCGAGGGCTGA
- a CDS encoding hemolysin family protein, which yields MTPVVLLLVALALIAACGLFVAAEFSFVTVDRATVERAAADGDDGAKGVQLALRSLSTQLSGAQVGITVTNLAIGFLAEPAIADLIDAPLASAGLPDGVVTPLSLGLGLALGTVLTMIFGEMVPKNIAIARPLETARATQGFMRGFTALTRTPIRALNGSANGIVRRLGIEPQEELRSARSSQELASLVQRSADQGTLDAETAELVERSVEFGTRTTGEIMTPRVRTTTVEDGDRVSAVIELARQTGHSRFPVLDAEDTVVGTVHVKHAVAVPVHERATTRIKHVMVKPVVVPDSLRLDPLLALLRQDGFQMAIVLDEYGGHAGIVTLEDVVEEIVGDISDEHDRLGARIRQRRDGSWTLSGLLRPDEVEDATEIELPLHEDYDTVAGLVMRELGKIPTPGDRVEVAVPDRSDPHEPRERLVMLTVERMDGLRIDRLDLRLVATTTGEPS from the coding sequence GTGACCCCCGTCGTGTTGTTGCTCGTGGCGCTGGCGCTGATCGCCGCCTGCGGGCTGTTCGTGGCCGCGGAGTTCTCCTTCGTGACCGTCGACCGTGCCACCGTCGAGCGCGCCGCCGCTGACGGCGACGACGGCGCCAAGGGCGTCCAGCTCGCCCTGCGCTCGCTGTCCACCCAGCTGTCCGGCGCCCAGGTCGGCATCACGGTCACCAACCTGGCCATCGGCTTCCTGGCCGAGCCCGCCATCGCCGACCTGATCGACGCGCCGCTGGCGTCCGCCGGACTGCCCGACGGCGTCGTGACGCCGCTGTCGCTCGGTCTCGGCCTCGCGCTCGGCACCGTGCTGACCATGATCTTCGGCGAGATGGTGCCGAAGAACATCGCGATCGCCCGGCCGCTGGAGACCGCACGCGCCACCCAGGGCTTCATGCGCGGCTTCACCGCGCTCACCCGGACGCCGATCCGGGCCCTCAACGGCTCCGCCAACGGCATCGTGCGGCGCCTCGGCATCGAGCCGCAGGAGGAGCTGCGCTCCGCGCGCAGCTCGCAGGAGCTGGCCTCGCTGGTCCAGCGCTCCGCCGACCAGGGCACCCTGGACGCCGAGACCGCCGAGCTGGTGGAGCGCTCGGTCGAGTTCGGCACCCGCACCACGGGCGAGATCATGACCCCGCGCGTGCGCACCACGACCGTCGAGGACGGCGACCGGGTCTCGGCCGTGATCGAGCTGGCCCGGCAGACCGGCCACTCCCGCTTCCCGGTGCTCGACGCCGAGGACACCGTCGTCGGCACCGTCCACGTCAAGCACGCCGTGGCCGTCCCGGTCCACGAGCGGGCGACGACCCGGATCAAGCACGTCATGGTCAAGCCGGTCGTGGTCCCCGACAGCCTGCGCCTCGACCCGCTGCTCGCGCTGCTGCGCCAGGACGGGTTCCAGATGGCGATCGTGCTCGACGAGTACGGCGGCCACGCCGGCATCGTCACGCTCGAGGACGTCGTCGAGGAGATCGTCGGCGACATCTCCGACGAGCACGACCGCCTCGGCGCCCGCATCCGTCAGCGCCGCGACGGCAGCTGGACGCTGTCCGGGCTGCTGCGCCCCGACGAGGTCGAGGACGCGACCGAGATCGAGCTGCCGCTGCACGAGGACTACGACACCGTCGCCGGGCTGGTCATGCGCGAGCTCGGCAAGATCCCCACCCCGGGCGACCGGGTGGAGGTGGCGGTCCCGGACCGCTCCGACCCGCACGAGCCGCGCGAGCGGCTGGTCATGCTCACCGTCGAGCGGATGGACGGCCTGCGCATCGACCGGCTCGACCTGCGCCTGGTGGCGACGACGACCGGGGAGCCGTCATGA
- a CDS encoding DUF881 domain-containing protein, protein MPDQPDQPDQPDRPDQPDRPDTRDVEPGRDRLRGAFTRPSRRQAVVGVLLAVLGFTFVVQVRDTKANDTYAGLRESELIQVLDGLTGTAERARREVDRLESRRDELLDENQARAAALDEAEQRVRTLNIIAGLVPVSGEGLRITITETTSRVSVGSLLDTVQELRTAGAEAMEFNDEIRLGADSSFQNAVGGIELDDQLLEPPYVLDVIGDPHVLRTALTFSTGPVETLETLDGAEVTIEEPEQVEVTSVREATRPAYAELGTGQ, encoded by the coding sequence ATGCCTGACCAGCCCGACCAGCCCGACCAGCCCGACCGGCCCGACCAGCCCGACCGGCCCGACACGAGGGACGTGGAGCCGGGGCGCGACCGGCTCCGCGGCGCGTTCACGCGACCCTCGCGGCGTCAGGCGGTGGTCGGGGTGCTGCTGGCCGTCCTCGGCTTCACCTTCGTCGTGCAGGTGCGCGACACCAAGGCCAACGACACCTACGCCGGCCTGCGCGAGAGCGAGCTGATCCAGGTCCTCGACGGCCTCACCGGCACCGCCGAGCGGGCCCGGCGCGAGGTCGACCGGCTGGAGTCGCGCCGCGACGAGCTGCTCGACGAGAACCAGGCCCGGGCCGCGGCGCTCGACGAGGCCGAGCAGCGGGTCCGCACGCTGAACATCATCGCCGGCCTGGTGCCGGTCTCCGGCGAGGGGCTGCGGATCACCATCACCGAGACGACCAGCCGGGTCAGCGTCGGCTCGCTGCTCGACACCGTGCAGGAGCTGCGGACCGCCGGCGCGGAGGCGATGGAGTTCAACGACGAGATCCGCCTCGGTGCGGACAGCTCGTTCCAGAACGCGGTGGGCGGCATCGAGCTCGACGACCAGCTGCTCGAGCCGCCGTACGTCCTCGACGTGATCGGCGACCCGCACGTCCTGCGGACCGCGCTGACCTTCTCCACCGGCCCGGTCGAGACGCTCGAGACCCTCGACGGCGCCGAGGTGACGATCGAGGAGCCCGAGCAGGTGGAGGTCACCAGCGTCCGCGAGGCGACGCGACCCGCCTATGCGGAGCTGGGCACCGGCCAGTAG
- the ftsR gene encoding transcriptional regulator FtsR, with protein MGASPSAGPHRGARFNIGQVLDQLRPDFPGVTIPKIRFLEDKGLVKPERTPAGYRKFSGDDVARLRYILLMQRDHYLPLKVIGDHLDAIDRGLEPPPIESVVPTVPKVALSADGLPSPESFRRTSDLRLSRRELLKVADISEELLVQLEQFGLVRALTGTGHFDSDALVVAQTARELADYGFEPRHLRAFKTAADREVGLVQQVVAPLARGRDASARGRAEDATSEIAALSVRLHATLVKVGLDRG; from the coding sequence GTGGGTGCCTCGCCGTCCGCGGGACCCCACCGCGGCGCCCGGTTCAACATCGGTCAGGTGCTCGACCAGCTGCGCCCCGACTTCCCCGGGGTGACCATCCCCAAGATCCGCTTCCTCGAGGACAAGGGACTGGTCAAGCCGGAGCGCACCCCCGCCGGCTACCGCAAGTTCTCCGGCGACGACGTCGCCCGGCTGCGCTACATCCTGCTGATGCAGCGCGACCACTACCTCCCGCTCAAGGTGATCGGCGACCACCTCGACGCGATCGACCGCGGCCTGGAGCCGCCACCGATCGAGTCCGTCGTGCCGACCGTGCCGAAGGTGGCGCTGAGCGCCGACGGGCTGCCCAGCCCCGAGTCGTTCCGGCGCACGAGCGACCTGCGCCTCTCGCGCCGCGAGCTGCTCAAGGTCGCGGACATCTCCGAGGAGCTCCTCGTCCAGCTCGAGCAGTTCGGCCTGGTGCGCGCCCTCACCGGCACCGGACACTTCGACAGCGACGCCCTGGTGGTCGCCCAGACCGCCCGGGAGCTGGCCGACTACGGCTTCGAGCCGCGCCACCTGCGCGCCTTCAAGACCGCGGCCGACCGGGAGGTGGGGCTGGTCCAGCAGGTGGTGGCACCGCTCGCACGCGGTCGCGACGCCTCCGCCCGCGGGCGCGCCGAGGACGCCACCTCCGAGATCGCCGCGCTGTCGGTGCGGCTGCACGCGACGCTCGTGAAGGTCGGCCTCGACCGCGGCTGA
- a CDS encoding bifunctional nuclease family protein: MREMDVVGVRVEMPSNQPIVLLREVTGERYLPIWIGAVEATAIAFAQQGVTPPRPLTHDLMRDVLAATGQRLEEVRIVDMQDSIFYAQLVFEGGAEVGARPSDSIALALRTGTRIVCAESVLDEAGLAVPVEQEDEVERFREFLDHVSPDDFEAP; encoded by the coding sequence ATGCGGGAGATGGACGTCGTCGGAGTCCGGGTCGAGATGCCCTCGAACCAGCCCATCGTGCTGCTGCGCGAGGTCACTGGCGAGCGCTACCTCCCCATCTGGATCGGTGCGGTCGAGGCGACCGCCATCGCATTCGCCCAGCAGGGGGTGACGCCGCCGCGACCGCTGACGCACGACCTGATGCGCGACGTGCTCGCCGCGACGGGCCAGCGCCTCGAGGAGGTGCGGATCGTCGACATGCAGGACAGCATCTTCTACGCCCAGCTCGTCTTCGAGGGCGGCGCGGAGGTCGGTGCCCGGCCGTCGGACTCGATCGCCCTCGCACTGCGCACCGGGACCCGGATCGTGTGTGCGGAGTCGGTGCTCGACGAGGCCGGCCTCGCCGTCCCGGTGGAGCAGGAGGACGAGGTCGAGCGGTTCCGCGAGTTCCTCGACCACGTCTCGCCGGACGACTTCGAGGCGCCCTGA
- a CDS encoding ArsB/NhaD family transporter, whose protein sequence is MTEVLDQVLPVAVFLVAITVTAEVAQLAGVFDVAAHALARRARHRVVVLWLLFALLAVGCTIVLSLDTTAVLLTPVGLAVARQTGVAPMPFALTTLWIANTGSLLLPVSNLTNLLAVHRFEDLGAGHGDYVRTAALPAVTAIAATLVLVAVLQRRALRGTYAVDPPPEPHDRVLLVVGAAVCLAIGPLFAVGLEPAVVALASATVLLLAALWRAPSLVREVRPPWLMAGAFVLVSALLRLAQGEGLLDWVGSLVGTGTGPLALLHLSGASALTANAINNLPAYLVVEPAAADDVRRLVATLVGVNAGALVTPWASLATLLWLQRCRSAGLQVPLLRLAGWGLLCAVVCVTAATLVIR, encoded by the coding sequence ATGACAGAGGTCCTCGACCAGGTGCTGCCGGTGGCGGTCTTCCTGGTCGCCATCACCGTGACCGCCGAGGTCGCCCAGCTCGCGGGCGTCTTCGACGTCGCCGCGCACGCGCTCGCCCGCCGGGCGCGCCATCGCGTCGTGGTGCTGTGGCTGCTGTTCGCGCTGCTCGCGGTCGGCTGCACGATCGTGCTGAGCCTCGACACGACGGCGGTGCTGCTGACCCCGGTCGGGCTCGCGGTGGCGCGGCAGACCGGCGTCGCGCCGATGCCGTTCGCGCTGACCACCCTCTGGATCGCCAACACCGGCTCCCTCCTCCTCCCGGTCTCCAACCTCACCAACCTGCTCGCGGTGCACCGCTTCGAGGACCTCGGCGCAGGTCACGGCGACTACGTCCGGACCGCGGCGCTCCCCGCGGTGACGGCGATCGCCGCCACGCTCGTGCTGGTCGCGGTGCTCCAGCGGCGCGCGCTGCGGGGGACGTACGCCGTCGATCCCCCGCCCGAGCCGCACGACCGGGTGCTGCTGGTGGTCGGCGCCGCTGTGTGCCTGGCGATCGGGCCGCTGTTCGCGGTCGGGCTCGAGCCCGCGGTCGTCGCGCTCGCCTCGGCGACCGTGCTGCTGCTGGCCGCGCTGTGGCGGGCACCGTCGCTGGTGCGCGAGGTGCGGCCGCCGTGGCTGATGGCCGGCGCGTTCGTGCTCGTGTCGGCGCTCCTGCGCCTCGCCCAGGGCGAGGGCCTCCTCGACTGGGTGGGGTCGCTCGTCGGCACCGGCACCGGCCCGCTGGCCCTGCTCCACCTCTCCGGCGCGTCCGCGCTGACGGCCAACGCGATCAACAACCTCCCCGCCTACCTCGTGGTCGAGCCCGCAGCGGCCGACGACGTGCGCCGGCTCGTCGCGACGCTCGTCGGGGTCAACGCCGGCGCGCTGGTCACGCCGTGGGCGTCGCTGGCGACCCTGCTGTGGCTCCAGCGCTGCCGGTCGGCCGGGCTGCAGGTGCCGCTGCTGCGCCTGGCCGGGTGGGGCCTGCTGTGCGCGGTCGTGTGCGTCACCGCGGCCACCCTCGTCATCCGCTGA
- a CDS encoding DUF881 domain-containing protein, with the protein MTTPLLTLITARSMDEDYAHVAQQRAASGAAPAPRTRPHVASLLAVAALGVMASVVAAQTDRQAEVDELSRAALTQQIDSRRDELRGLQAQVADLTAGNQAIVARSTTVQGQLDDLDTRVRRAELVTGFAAVHGPGVRITVDNRPGIDVNSEIRDEDLAVLVDGLWEAGAEAIAINDQRINALGGIRNTSRAIHVNGRPVNAPYVVSAIGDPRTLQARLLQTSEGQEWFALVSGLGFLYTPENVDDMRLPAAPSRDLRGVIELDADPDGQGGGEGSAP; encoded by the coding sequence GTGACGACGCCGCTGCTCACGCTGATCACGGCGCGGTCGATGGACGAGGACTACGCCCACGTCGCCCAGCAGCGCGCGGCGAGCGGGGCCGCGCCCGCGCCGCGCACGCGCCCGCACGTCGCCAGCCTGCTGGCCGTCGCGGCGCTCGGCGTGATGGCGTCCGTCGTCGCGGCGCAGACCGACCGGCAGGCGGAGGTCGACGAGCTCAGCCGGGCCGCGCTGACCCAGCAGATCGACTCCCGCCGCGACGAGCTGCGCGGCCTGCAGGCGCAGGTGGCGGACCTGACCGCCGGCAACCAGGCGATCGTGGCCCGCAGCACCACCGTGCAGGGCCAGCTCGACGACCTCGACACGCGGGTGCGCCGCGCCGAGCTGGTCACCGGCTTCGCAGCCGTCCACGGACCGGGCGTCCGGATCACGGTCGACAACCGTCCGGGCATCGACGTCAACAGCGAGATCCGGGACGAGGACCTCGCGGTGCTGGTCGACGGGCTGTGGGAGGCCGGCGCCGAGGCGATCGCGATCAACGACCAGCGGATCAACGCCCTCGGCGGCATCCGCAACACCAGCCGGGCGATCCACGTCAACGGGCGACCGGTCAACGCGCCCTACGTCGTGTCCGCGATCGGCGACCCGCGCACCCTGCAGGCCCGACTGCTCCAGACCAGCGAGGGACAGGAGTGGTTCGCGCTCGTCAGCGGCTTGGGATTCCTCTACACGCCTGAGAATGTGGACGACATGCGCCTGCCGGCTGCGCCGTCGCGCGACCTGCGTGGTGTGATCGAGCTCGACGCCGATCCCGACGGCCAAGGTGGAGGGGAGGGGAGCGCGCCGTGA
- a CDS encoding hemolysin family protein: MNGDLFGVLLAVVLLALNAFFVGAEFALLSARRSQIEPLAQGGSRAARTTLSAMENVSLVMAGAQLGITVCSLGLGAIGEPAVAHLLEPLFHQAHLPDNLLHPVSFVVAMSIVVYLHVVLGEMVPKNIALAGPDRAALVLSPPMLAVVTVLRPVIAGMNLAANGVLRLLRIEPKDEVSSSFTREEVAALVEESRGEGMIEAEEYDRLAGALGFIEKSVGSILMPSSTLATVSQGSTVADVEQICAATGFSRFPVAAPDGELLGYLHIKDVLESDDDKRSRVVEDKWVRPFASVHPDDLLHDALESLQVKGAHMARVVERDGRVVGLVTLEDVLEELVGEIRDAAHHDVSGADVG; encoded by the coding sequence ATGAACGGCGACCTGTTCGGCGTGCTGCTCGCCGTCGTGCTGCTGGCGCTCAACGCGTTCTTCGTCGGCGCCGAGTTCGCGCTGCTGTCCGCCCGGCGCAGCCAGATCGAGCCGCTCGCGCAGGGCGGCTCGCGCGCGGCCCGCACCACGCTGTCGGCGATGGAGAACGTGTCGCTGGTGATGGCCGGCGCCCAGCTCGGCATCACGGTGTGCTCGCTCGGCCTCGGCGCGATCGGCGAACCGGCGGTCGCACACCTGCTCGAGCCGCTGTTCCACCAGGCGCACCTGCCCGACAACCTGCTGCACCCGGTGTCGTTCGTGGTGGCGATGTCGATCGTGGTCTACCTCCACGTGGTGCTCGGCGAGATGGTGCCGAAGAACATCGCGCTGGCCGGGCCCGACCGCGCCGCGCTGGTCCTCAGCCCGCCGATGCTGGCCGTGGTGACCGTGCTGCGCCCGGTGATCGCCGGCATGAACCTCGCCGCCAACGGCGTGCTGCGGCTGCTGCGGATCGAGCCGAAGGACGAGGTCAGCTCGAGCTTCACCCGCGAGGAGGTCGCGGCGCTCGTGGAGGAGTCGCGCGGCGAGGGCATGATCGAGGCCGAGGAGTACGACCGGCTCGCCGGCGCCCTCGGCTTCATCGAGAAGTCGGTCGGCTCGATCCTCATGCCGTCCAGCACCCTCGCCACCGTGTCGCAGGGCTCGACCGTCGCCGACGTCGAGCAGATCTGCGCCGCCACCGGCTTCAGCCGCTTCCCGGTCGCCGCACCGGACGGCGAGCTGCTGGGCTACCTCCACATCAAGGACGTCCTGGAGTCCGACGACGACAAGCGCTCGCGGGTCGTCGAGGACAAGTGGGTGCGGCCGTTCGCGTCGGTCCACCCGGACGACCTGCTGCACGACGCCCTGGAGAGCCTGCAGGTCAAGGGCGCCCACATGGCGCGCGTGGTCGAGCGCGACGGACGGGTCGTCGGACTGGTCACCCTCGAGGACGTCCTCGAGGAGCTGGTCGGCGAGATCCGTGACGCGGCGCACCACGACGTGTCCGGCGCCGACGTCGGATGA
- a CDS encoding small basic family protein: protein MIAALGLLFGIVAGLVFAPDVPLGLQPYLPIAVVAALDAVFGGLRAYLDGIFDDKVFVVSFVSNVVIAAAIVYLGDQLGVGAQLSTGVIVVLGIRIFSNVAAIRRHVFHA from the coding sequence GTGATTGCCGCTCTCGGTCTGCTGTTCGGCATCGTGGCGGGGCTGGTGTTCGCCCCGGACGTGCCGCTCGGTCTGCAGCCCTACCTGCCGATCGCGGTCGTGGCCGCCCTCGACGCGGTCTTCGGCGGCCTGCGCGCGTACCTCGACGGCATCTTCGACGACAAGGTCTTCGTCGTCTCCTTCGTCAGCAACGTCGTGATCGCCGCCGCGATCGTCTACCTCGGAGACCAGCTCGGCGTCGGTGCGCAGCTGTCGACGGGCGTGATCGTCGTGCTCGGCATCCGGATCTTCTCCAACGTGGCCGCGATCCGGAGGCACGTCTTCCATGCCTGA